One genomic window of Elaeis guineensis isolate ETL-2024a chromosome 2, EG11, whole genome shotgun sequence includes the following:
- the LOC140855622 gene encoding uncharacterized protein, which translates to MVARMMRWRPWPPLMSKKFHVRLVVRRMDGVEAEMAARVTAEVRWKGPKAALSSLRRTVKRNCTREEEVRDGSVEWNEEFESVCSLTAHRENCFHPWEIAFAVFNVGVNQGSKNKASILGMASFNLANFTTSAEEAIELNLPLLLPGVATGSPPSLHLVLGLLELRTFQESPEMVQRPMVPAPLSPSSGDALSSEKDELSALKAGLRKVKILTEFVSTRKSKKTCRDDEGSESKCSARSDDAENTYPFDTDSIDDDLDEGELEDGKEDSNIRKSFSYGTLASANCVGGLFYYDARTDGEYEDWVYYSHRRSDVGYSHVEETASSVPEQSMLQTSKRSILPWKKRKLSFRSPKAKGEPLLKKTYGEEGGDDIDYDRRLLSSSDESLSVVRQKVDEDGAMNRSSVSDFGDDSFVVGSWESKDLVSRDGHMKLSTQVFFASIDQRSEQASGESACTALVAVIADWFQTNRAMMPIKSQFDSLIREGSREWRKLCENQTYRERFPDKHFDLETVLQAEIRPLSVVPGKSFIGFFHPEGSDDNSGFDFLHGAMSFDNIWDEISQGGPDFPTDGSPHLYIVSWNDHFFFLKVEHDAYYIVDTLGERLYEGCDQAYILKFDESTTIHKLSAKKKTANSEATGAGSVDGLTGEQDSGNDASEGELVCKGKESCKEYIKSFLAAIPIRELQADIKKGLMSSTPLHRRLQIELHYTEPLKEASAAVLPLAAAETFPEFSRPLEPVAAFNLTPAVVV; encoded by the exons ATGGTGGCGAGGATGATGCGGTGGCGGCCGTGGCCCCCGCTGATGTCCAAGAAGTTTCATGTGCGGCTGGTGGTGCGGCGGATGGACGGGGTGGAGGCGGAGATGGCTGCGAGGGTGACGGCGGAGGTGCGGTGGAAGGGGCCGAAGGCGGCGCTGAGCTCGCTGCGGCGGACAGTGAAGAGGAACTGCACGAGGGAGGAGGAGGTGAGGGATGGGTCGGTAGAGTGGAACGAGGAGTTCGAAAGTGTGTGCTCCCTCACGGCCCACAGGGAGAACTGCTTCCATCCGTGGGAGATCGCGTTCGCCGTCTTCAATGTG GGAGTGAACCAAGGATCGAAAAACAAGGCATCTATTCTTGGAATGGCTTCATTCAATCTGGCCAATTTCACAACTTCAGCTGAAGAAGCAATTGAGTTGAACCTTCCATTGTTGCTGCCTGGTGTTGCTACTGGGTCTCCTCCATCACTTCAT CTGGTTCTCGGCTTGTTGGAATTGAGAACATTCCAAGAATCACCAGAGATGGTGCAGAGGCCAATGGTGCCTGCTCCATTGTCTCCTTCATCTGGAGATGCTCTCTCATCGGAGAAAGATGAGCTTTCTGCTCTTAAAGCTGGATTGAGAAAGGTGAAAATTCTTACAGAGTTTGTGTCAACGCGGAAGTCTAAAAAGACATGCCGGGATGATGAAGGTAGTGAAAGCAAGTGCTCTGCGAGGAGTGACGATGCAGAAAACACATACCCATTTGACACGGACTCTATTGATGATGATCTTGATGAAGGAGAGCTGGAAGATGGGAAAGAGGATTCTAATATTAGGAAGTCGTTCAGTTATGGTACATTGGCATCTGCTAACTGTGTTGGGGGTTTGTTTTACTATGATGCGAGGACAGATGGGGAGTACGAGGACTGGGTCTACTATAGTCATCGAAGATCTGATGTGGGCTATTCACATGTGGAGGAGACAGCATCATCTGTTCCTGAACAATCTATGTTGCAGACTTCAAAAAGGAGTATCCTCCCATGGAAAAAGAGGAAGCTAAGTTTTAGATCTCCAAAAGCCAAAGGCGAGCCACTATTAAAGAAAACATATGGAGAAGAGGGAGGAGATGACATTGACTATGACCGTCGGCTGCTGAGCTCTTCTGATGAATCTCTCTCTGTGGTG AGACAAAAGGTGGATGAAGATGGTGCTATGAATCGCTCATCAGTATCTGATTTTGGTGATGACAGTTTTGTGGTAGGCAGCTGGGAGTCAAAGGACCTAGTGAGCCGCGATGGTCACATGAAACTTTCCACCCAGGTCTTCTTTGCATCTATTGACCAGAGGAGCGAGCAAGCTTCTGGTGAGAGTGCATGCACAGCTCTAGTTGCTGTCATCGCCGATTGGTTTCAAACCAACCGAGCTATGATGCCTATCAAGTCTCAGTTTGACAGCCTCATTCGAGAAGGTTCTCGTGAGTGGAGAAAACTCTGTGAGAACCAGACATACCGGGAGCGCTTCCCTGACAAGCATTTTGATCTTGAAACAGTTCTCCAGGCAGAGATCCGTCCACTTTCTGTTGTTCCAGGGAAGTCTTTCATCGGGTTCTTTCACCCTGAAGGCAGTGATGATAACAGCGGCTTTGACTTCCTGCATGGTGCCATGTCTTTCGACAACATCTGGGACGAGATCAGCCAAGGTGGACCAGATTTCCCCACTGATGGAAGTCCTCACCTCTATATTGTGAGCTGGAAtgatcactttttttttcttaaagttgAACATGATGCCTATTATATAGTAGACACACTTGGTGAGAGGCTTTATGAAGGGTGTGACCAGGCTTACATTCTGAAGTTTGATGAAAGCACGACAATACACAAACTTTCTGCCAAGAAGAAGACTGCTAATAGCGAGGCCACAGGAGCTGGTAGTGTGGATGGTTTGACGGGAGAGCAGGATAGTGGAAATGACGCTTCAGAGGGGGAGCTTGTCTGCAAGGGGAAAGAGTCCTGCAAGGAATACATCAAGAGCTTCTTAGCTGCAATCCCAATTAGGGAACTGCAGGCTGATATTAAGAAGGGGCTGATGTCTTCGACACCTCTCCATCGCCGACTCCAGATTGAGCTCCATTACACAGAGCCATTGAAGGAGGCAAGTGCAGCAGTATTGCCATTAGCAGCAGCAGAGACATTCCCTGAGTTTTCACGGCCATTGGAGCCAGTAGCAGCATTTAACCTAACACCAGCGGTTGTTGTATAG